A region of Lacinutrix sp. Hel_I_90 DNA encodes the following proteins:
- a CDS encoding ATP-binding cassette domain-containing protein: MKITNAHQNNLKNIDLSIPENRLIVVTGLSGSGKSSLAMGVIANEGYRYYLESLPAYNQQNGQMIPTAEVDDIQDLPPVIKVEQSKRFQSINATFGTLSELAAVFRIIFARYSGDETMSKSLFSFNHPKGACEVCRGIGEAEYIDLNKLVGDKNKTLREGAITTTLPNGYIVYSQITVEELNKVCKAHGFNVDIPWKELSAEQKEVVLNGSDRLKVFYGKHGLESRLRWQGIKAKPREEGYYKGMLPIMQDILKRDRNPNILKFSSAKVCPSCKGGRIKKEQLTYQWKGLNFQAWMEYSLNDLYSELNKLELNAGEKLLVDKISTKLRDLIRLGMGHYELSTPSTTISSGDGQRIKLINQVNSNLQGILYVFDEPSIGLSANYQRYLLHILDRLIKRGNTVMVVEHDLDFIQAADWIVELGPEAGIHGGEVVFNGSIKDFLKAKHVNSPTLSALKMVNAQTISKSKKKTKIESVKSFQPQANKLSVVSRKTPELLEGITNYCKQEHLNRITVNDQPIGKTPRSNPATYTGLADKIRDLLAKTPEAKSLNLGKSAFSFNNKKGRCEACEGAGVITLSMSVMGSINQVCPICNGKRFKADVLRVHWKDKNSAAIYNLSIQDAYDFFSGEKKITEILSLMIQLGLGYIKLGQPSNTLSGGEAQRIKLTKHFAKKSKQTLLVLEEPSIGLHQQNVVQLLEALNQLKHQTAGILCFENHPLFHLACDIWVDNALEFQSIEIKEETPQQREHIAIRGARTHALKDLDLDFPKHQLSVVTGLSGSGKSSLVIDTLHGYGLQEMTKQFSGYQRSRVGVNFQFEVDAIEGLTPSICITRKQKNDSQRSDIAKQTGIDKILRFAFSRKAQYEGKALSASHFSNNHELGKCAVCEGIGQELLPDLNKLVLDQDKSIASGLFAHNKAIGYYGDPAGQHMAIFKAVGVENGFTLETPFRALTSKQKEMLWHGTGDKVWVADWVYQTKTREGTQALSMLWEGLFQYLQQEYFKTRKNKNISPLTALFSHRQCSHCEGSGLKPERLEFRIAGKSIHAIKAMDFKVLGEWLAKSASPTNGIDEKLLSKIAPHLHNTITRAKELHIDHLQLNRKTPTLSGGENQRVALIKQLNSPLKGVTYVLDEPSAGLSQENIPDLIRILKELIAKGNTVIVIEHDKSIILAADYILKMGPKARKLGGHIMYQGSAEDFLKQANCHPFLKTSSKAVQLQEGKTHIHILKLAKHTLEKDALALPIGGITALTGKSGIGKTTLVKDILIPSINTNQPVNCGALDLPKTYAGAHYFEPKKLRTHANTLLVSYLDLLKDISSVFANETGLKPKDFSYKNKKSQCPNCKGSGFVETSLDIAANAIETCEDCNGQRYQKQLLGHDVQSKNIAEVLAMTITELKAWFTGFKVSADRLEFIESLEDIGLAHLSLEQTVQSLSSGEKQRILLLNWLQDKPKNELFVLDEPSTGLHYADIDLLYDILEKLSTNNDILVIEHNPYLLEKIGVGLVLT; encoded by the coding sequence ATGAAAATAACCAATGCCCATCAAAATAACCTCAAGAACATCGATTTAAGCATTCCTGAAAATCGTTTAATCGTGGTTACTGGGTTGTCAGGTTCTGGAAAATCCTCCTTGGCCATGGGCGTGATTGCTAATGAAGGGTATCGCTATTACCTAGAAAGTTTACCGGCTTACAACCAACAAAACGGACAAATGATTCCGACTGCTGAGGTTGATGATATCCAAGATTTGCCACCAGTCATCAAGGTTGAGCAGTCAAAACGCTTCCAGTCCATCAATGCTACTTTCGGGACGCTCTCTGAGCTAGCGGCGGTGTTCAGAATTATTTTTGCCCGCTACTCTGGAGATGAAACCATGAGCAAGTCATTATTTTCTTTTAATCATCCAAAAGGGGCTTGTGAGGTATGTCGTGGCATTGGCGAAGCCGAGTATATTGATCTTAATAAACTGGTTGGTGATAAAAATAAAACGCTCAGGGAAGGCGCTATAACCACCACTTTGCCTAACGGCTATATCGTGTATTCACAAATTACCGTTGAGGAATTAAATAAGGTCTGTAAGGCACACGGTTTTAATGTGGATATTCCATGGAAAGAACTTTCGGCCGAACAAAAAGAGGTGGTCTTAAACGGCAGTGACCGCCTTAAAGTATTTTATGGAAAACACGGTTTAGAATCTCGATTAAGATGGCAAGGGATTAAAGCCAAGCCTCGTGAAGAAGGCTATTACAAAGGCATGCTTCCCATTATGCAAGACATTTTAAAACGGGATAGAAATCCAAACATCCTAAAATTTTCTAGTGCCAAAGTATGCCCAAGCTGTAAAGGGGGGCGCATCAAAAAGGAACAGCTCACTTACCAATGGAAAGGATTGAATTTCCAAGCCTGGATGGAGTACTCTTTAAACGATTTATACTCTGAGCTAAATAAGCTAGAGTTAAATGCTGGGGAAAAGCTATTGGTAGATAAAATTTCTACTAAATTACGGGACTTGATACGCTTGGGTATGGGACATTATGAGCTGAGCACGCCAAGCACGACTATTTCCTCTGGAGATGGACAACGCATCAAGCTCATCAATCAAGTGAACAGTAATCTGCAAGGTATTTTATATGTGTTTGATGAGCCCTCCATTGGTTTGTCGGCAAATTACCAACGCTATTTGCTCCATATTTTGGATCGATTGATTAAGCGCGGCAACACTGTGATGGTGGTGGAGCACGATTTGGATTTTATACAAGCGGCAGATTGGATTGTAGAATTAGGACCAGAAGCAGGCATTCATGGAGGAGAAGTTGTTTTTAACGGTTCTATTAAGGATTTTTTAAAGGCTAAACATGTAAATAGTCCTACCTTATCCGCTCTCAAAATGGTTAATGCGCAAACGATTTCTAAATCTAAAAAGAAGACTAAAATAGAGTCTGTTAAAAGCTTTCAGCCCCAAGCCAATAAGCTTTCGGTAGTGAGCAGGAAAACCCCAGAGCTTCTGGAAGGCATTACCAATTATTGTAAACAAGAACATTTAAACCGTATTACCGTCAACGATCAGCCTATTGGTAAAACCCCACGCAGTAACCCTGCAACTTATACGGGCTTAGCAGACAAAATTCGTGATTTGCTTGCGAAAACACCTGAAGCCAAATCCTTAAATCTGGGTAAAAGTGCTTTTTCATTTAATAATAAAAAAGGCAGATGCGAGGCTTGCGAAGGCGCTGGCGTTATCACACTCTCCATGAGTGTGATGGGCAGTATCAACCAAGTTTGCCCGATTTGTAATGGTAAGCGATTTAAAGCTGATGTACTGCGCGTGCATTGGAAAGATAAAAACAGTGCTGCTATTTATAACCTCAGTATTCAAGACGCTTATGACTTCTTTTCTGGGGAAAAAAAGATTACTGAAATTCTGTCTTTAATGATTCAATTGGGCTTGGGATATATCAAGCTTGGGCAACCCTCTAACACCTTATCGGGTGGAGAAGCACAACGCATTAAACTCACCAAACACTTCGCCAAGAAATCCAAACAGACGCTTTTAGTGTTGGAAGAACCCAGCATTGGATTACATCAACAAAATGTAGTGCAGTTGCTAGAGGCTCTTAACCAACTGAAGCATCAAACGGCAGGCATACTTTGCTTTGAAAACCATCCGCTTTTTCATTTGGCCTGTGATATCTGGGTGGATAATGCACTGGAGTTTCAGTCGATTGAGATAAAAGAAGAGACGCCACAGCAACGAGAGCACATTGCCATTCGGGGCGCACGAACACACGCACTCAAAGACTTAGATTTAGACTTTCCCAAGCATCAATTATCCGTGGTTACTGGTCTATCAGGTTCGGGTAAATCTTCTTTGGTTATCGATACCTTACACGGTTATGGGCTGCAAGAAATGACCAAACAATTTTCGGGGTATCAGCGGTCGCGAGTCGGAGTGAATTTTCAGTTTGAAGTGGATGCTATTGAAGGGCTCACGCCTAGTATTTGCATCACGCGTAAACAAAAAAACGATTCTCAGCGCTCAGATATTGCTAAGCAAACGGGGATTGACAAGATCTTGCGTTTCGCCTTTTCCCGAAAGGCGCAATATGAAGGTAAAGCATTGTCAGCTAGTCATTTTTCAAATAACCACGAATTAGGAAAATGTGCAGTATGTGAAGGTATTGGGCAAGAGTTACTTCCTGATCTTAACAAGCTGGTATTGGATCAAGATAAAAGTATTGCCAGTGGTTTATTCGCTCATAACAAAGCCATTGGCTATTATGGTGATCCTGCAGGGCAGCATATGGCAATTTTTAAGGCTGTGGGCGTTGAGAATGGGTTTACCTTGGAAACCCCATTTAGGGCGCTCACCTCAAAACAAAAAGAAATGCTATGGCATGGCACGGGGGACAAAGTTTGGGTAGCAGACTGGGTGTATCAAACGAAAACTAGGGAAGGCACGCAAGCGTTAAGCATGCTGTGGGAAGGTCTTTTTCAATACCTGCAACAGGAGTATTTTAAGACCCGAAAAAACAAAAACATTAGTCCTCTCACTGCGCTCTTTTCTCACCGGCAATGCAGCCATTGTGAAGGCAGTGGTTTAAAGCCTGAGCGCCTGGAGTTTCGTATTGCTGGCAAATCTATCCATGCTATAAAAGCAATGGATTTTAAAGTGTTAGGTGAGTGGCTAGCTAAAAGTGCCAGTCCCACCAACGGTATTGATGAAAAACTCCTTTCTAAAATTGCGCCACACCTCCACAATACTATTACCAGGGCAAAAGAATTGCATATTGATCACCTGCAACTCAACCGAAAAACACCCACACTTTCTGGCGGAGAAAACCAACGCGTTGCCTTAATCAAGCAGTTGAACAGTCCGCTCAAAGGGGTGACTTATGTGTTGGATGAACCGTCAGCAGGTTTATCGCAGGAGAATATTCCTGATCTCATTCGCATTTTGAAAGAGCTTATAGCTAAAGGAAATACCGTGATTGTAATTGAACACGACAAATCAATCATTCTTGCGGCAGATTATATACTAAAAATGGGGCCCAAAGCGCGGAAATTGGGCGGTCATATAATGTATCAAGGCAGTGCAGAAGACTTCCTTAAACAAGCCAATTGCCATCCTTTTTTGAAGACTTCTAGCAAAGCAGTGCAACTTCAAGAAGGAAAGACTCATATTCACATCCTAAAGCTTGCTAAACATACACTAGAGAAAGACGCATTAGCCTTGCCTATTGGCGGCATTACGGCGCTCACAGGGAAATCAGGCATTGGAAAAACGACTTTAGTGAAAGACATCCTGATCCCGAGTATTAATACTAATCAGCCTGTAAATTGTGGTGCATTGGACTTACCCAAAACCTATGCAGGAGCACATTATTTTGAACCCAAAAAGTTAAGGACACATGCCAATACCTTATTGGTGTCTTATTTGGATTTGTTGAAAGATATTAGCAGTGTATTTGCCAACGAAACCGGCCTTAAGCCGAAAGACTTCTCTTATAAAAATAAAAAAAGCCAATGCCCAAATTGTAAAGGCAGCGGTTTTGTTGAAACCAGCTTGGACATTGCCGCCAATGCTATTGAAACCTGTGAAGACTGCAACGGGCAGCGCTATCAAAAACAGCTTTTAGGGCATGACGTGCAATCGAAAAACATTGCTGAGGTTCTGGCCATGACTATCACAGAATTGAAAGCATGGTTTACCGGTTTTAAAGTGTCTGCAGACCGCTTGGAATTTATTGAAAGTCTAGAAGACATTGGCTTGGCGCATTTAAGTTTAGAGCAAACGGTACAGTCGCTTTCTTCGGGTGAAAAGCAACGGATATTGCTCTTGAATTGGCTACAAGATAAACCCAAAAACGAACTCTTTGTTTTAGATGAACCTAGCACGGGCTTGCACTATGCAGATATTGATTTGCTTTATGACATCTTAGAAAAACTGAGCACCAACAATGATATTCTGGTAATTGAACATAATCCGTATTTATTGGAGAAAATAGGAGTGGGCTTGGTTTTGACGTAA
- a CDS encoding YHYH protein, with product MKSKPNQFMKLFQLSLILITFLIVVSCQSDDSGSDSEAPIVNATIDLTHLPFGGLDPTNILIRNQGDVQPDFLSLWLCGLPANGAGNADASDWTNPDGTWDYTRKPQVEGNITWMSEFNVSLDGSGNRVITGNALPDHPTGIFPITPGSIAYQYDGNPNIITEHQVSYFLPAVPEIALEESCVGFGPAGISLTGSAIYHGASTLGNDAAAHEIFDRFGGHTDGTERYHYHFPAQDLQDHIHPHESGHSALMGYMLDGFGIYGPYGENGELLWSADLDECHGHTHPVLWDGEIIDLYHYHWTNDFPYNIGCYKGTPQ from the coding sequence ATGAAAAGCAAACCAAACCAATTTATGAAATTATTTCAGTTGAGCTTAATCCTTATTACTTTTTTAATCGTTGTTAGCTGCCAAAGTGACGATTCTGGTTCTGATAGTGAAGCCCCAATAGTAAATGCAACTATTGACCTTACACATTTACCTTTTGGAGGCTTAGATCCGACTAATATCTTGATAAGAAATCAAGGTGATGTTCAACCCGATTTTTTATCCTTGTGGCTTTGCGGTCTTCCCGCCAATGGGGCTGGCAACGCCGATGCCAGCGATTGGACAAATCCTGATGGAACGTGGGATTATACCAGAAAACCACAGGTTGAAGGAAATATTACTTGGATGAGCGAATTTAATGTTTCGCTAGATGGTAGTGGCAATAGGGTTATAACAGGAAATGCATTACCAGACCATCCAACTGGCATTTTCCCTATAACGCCCGGCAGTATCGCCTATCAATACGACGGAAACCCAAATATAATTACTGAACATCAGGTATCATACTTTTTACCAGCAGTACCCGAAATAGCCTTAGAAGAAAGCTGTGTTGGATTTGGACCTGCCGGTATTTCTCTTACTGGTAGTGCAATATACCATGGAGCATCTACGCTTGGTAATGATGCCGCAGCTCATGAAATTTTTGATAGATTTGGTGGTCATACAGACGGTACTGAAAGATATCACTATCATTTTCCAGCTCAAGATCTTCAAGATCACATTCACCCCCATGAATCTGGTCACTCAGCACTTATGGGTTATATGTTAGATGGATTTGGTATTTATGGCCCTTATGGAGAAAATGGAGAACTATTGTGGTCTGCAGATTTAGATGAATGTCATGGTCATACACATCCCGTACTTTGGGATGGTGAGATTATTGACTTATACCATTATCACTGGACTAATGACTTTCCTTATAATATTGGTTGTTATAAAGGAACCCCACAATAA
- a CDS encoding sulfatase-like hydrolase/transferase — protein sequence MKFTPFITTIFLITALSSCSKNLESTASDVESPSLASPNILFIIADDLGKDAINGFTEGSIKPNTPNIDAIRNNGLSFSNFWTNPTCTPTRSSIITGKYGYRTNVKGAGDVLGQSEVTLQKYISDNTNNKYASAIVGKWHLSGNGLDVNPESFGIDYYAGLIRGVVDDYYEWQFFEDGLSSVQTSYTSEKFTDLSIDWINEQSKPWFMWLAYNAPHTPFHVPPSNMHNQGSLPGYVNGLDPMPYYMAAIEAMDFQIGRLLENIPVDEKENTIIIFIGDNGTPNQVAQSPYSGTTVKNTLYQGGINVPMFISGNPISRLGTDDNLITSTDLFATIAEIAGSNTNEIYDSKSFKSLFTSNDISIRDYQYSEMNDGITDAWTVRNREYKLIVNANGIEELYHLVNDPYENNNLTNGNLSTSEQSAKSELEAELTAIRN from the coding sequence ATGAAATTCACTCCGTTTATAACAACAATTTTTTTAATTACTGCGCTCTCATCATGTTCCAAAAATTTGGAGAGTACAGCATCAGATGTCGAATCGCCAAGTCTCGCATCGCCAAACATTCTTTTTATTATAGCCGATGATTTAGGTAAAGATGCCATCAACGGATTTACAGAAGGTAGCATTAAACCAAACACACCAAATATAGATGCTATTAGAAATAACGGACTGTCTTTTAGCAATTTTTGGACGAACCCAACGTGCACACCCACACGATCTTCTATAATTACAGGGAAATATGGCTATCGCACTAACGTAAAAGGTGCTGGTGATGTTTTAGGGCAATCTGAAGTTACTTTACAAAAGTATATTAGTGATAATACCAACAATAAATATGCTTCTGCCATAGTAGGTAAATGGCATTTATCTGGCAACGGTTTAGATGTAAATCCTGAATCTTTTGGGATTGATTATTACGCTGGCCTTATTCGCGGTGTGGTAGATGATTACTATGAATGGCAATTTTTCGAAGACGGCCTTAGCAGCGTGCAAACTAGCTATACCTCCGAAAAGTTTACCGATTTATCAATTGATTGGATTAATGAACAATCGAAACCATGGTTTATGTGGTTGGCTTATAATGCCCCACATACGCCATTTCATGTACCGCCAAGTAATATGCATAATCAAGGTAGCTTACCAGGCTATGTTAATGGATTGGACCCAATGCCTTACTATATGGCAGCAATAGAAGCAATGGACTTCCAAATTGGCCGATTATTAGAAAACATTCCCGTTGATGAAAAAGAAAATACCATAATTATCTTCATTGGAGATAATGGCACCCCAAACCAAGTTGCCCAAAGTCCGTATTCAGGGACTACAGTAAAAAACACTTTATATCAAGGGGGTATTAATGTACCGATGTTTATTTCTGGTAATCCCATTTCGCGTTTGGGTACAGATGATAACTTAATTACCAGTACAGATTTGTTTGCTACAATAGCTGAAATTGCGGGAAGTAATACAAACGAAATATATGACAGTAAAAGCTTTAAATCTCTATTCACAAGCAATGATATTTCAATTAGAGATTACCAATATTCTGAAATGAATGATGGAATAACCGATGCGTGGACTGTTAGAAACAGAGAATATAAGCTCATTGTTAATGCAAACGGAATTGAAGAACTATATCATTTAGTTAATGATCCTTATGAAAACAATAATTTAACAAATGGAAACCTATCAACAAGTGAGCAAAGCGCAAAATCGGAATTAGAAGCTGAATTAACAGCCATCAGGAATTAA